The genomic interval CGGATTTGGACAGCGAATAGCCACCCTTACTTCCCTGATGGGATTTCAGAATATGACCCTGCGTCAGAATTTTAAGCACTTTACTTACGGTGGGCAGCGGAATTCCGATTGCGGCGGAAAGATCCTTGGCATTGTGCAGTTGATCTTTCTCCGCTTTGGCCATATGAGCCAGCAGAATAAACCCGTAATCCGTAATTTTCGTAATGCGTAACATGCTAATAAACCTCAAATAGGAGACCTAATTGGTCTTAATTGCCTCGTAACGTAACAGAAGGCCTAAACCGCGCAAGCCTTTATTAACGATAATGGTACTATTTAGACCGGATTTAATTTACGAACCGTAGTCAGAAAACTTCAAACCGCTCAGACGGCACACCAGTCAGGCATCCGGTTTTCACCTTCAGATTTTCTTTAATTTCGCTTCATCCCAGAATCCATCCAGTTGTTTTAAACTGAAATCCCTGAATTCCCTGCCCGCTTCATGAACCCTATCTTCCACATACTGGAAACGGGCAACAAACTTATCAATATTGTGCCGCAGCAGCTCTTCCGGGTTATGGCCCAGATGACGGCTCACATTCACAACCGAAAAAAGCAGATCACCGAGTTCCTCCCGAATACCGGTTTCATTCTCAAGACGGATGGCCTCTTTCAGTTCATCAATCTCTTCATGGAGTTTGGCGAAAACATCGTCCAGCTTATCCCAGTCGAACCCCGCCCGCGCCGCGCGCTTCTGCACCTGATGTGCCTTCTGCAGTGCCGGAAGATGCTTCGGGATACCGGAAACAATCGACACTTTTTTATTTGCATCTTTCTTTTCCTGCTTTTTGATAGCATCCCAGTTTTCAAGCACTTCCCCGGAATCCGACACCGTCACCTCACCGAAAACATGCGGATGTCGACGGATCAGTTTTTCAGAAATCCCGTCCGCTACCTGATGAAACTCAAACTCACCTTCCTCCACAGCAATCTGCGAATGAAATACCACCTGCAGCAACAGGTCGCCCAGCTCTTCTTCGAGCATGGAGGCATCACCGCTCTCAATGGCGTCAAGCACTTCATACGCCTCTTCAATCAGATCGCCTTTGATCGATTCATGCGTCTGTTCCCGATCCCACGGACACCCGTCCGGCGCCCGCAGCTTCCGCATCACCTCAAGTAATCGTTCCAGCGAATCGCCCGCTTTAGCCATCGTACAATCTCCCATTCAAAAAAAAGGCGTTCCAAACACAGGAACGCCTTCAGAATAAATCCGGCTGCTTACATCCGCAGCGTAAGATCAAGCATCACATCCGGCTCTTCATCCGCAAGCGAATCAAGCACCATTTTAGCACCGCTGAAGTCCTGATAAGACGTGAACTCATCCGGAACAGCAATGCAGGCAGCACCGGCAGTCAGCGCGCCTTTGCAGGCCACCTGCGAAGAAACCACGGCCACGAGCGTGGCATGTTCTTTGCCGCACTGCTTCAGCATTTTCAGCCAGTCATCGGCGCGCGGGAATGAATCCTTAACCTCTTCCGGAATCAGCAGCTCAACACCCATTTCATCAAGACCGAGCCGCGCCATCAGGGCTTTTGCATCGGATTCAGGCAGCGCCGTAAAAGCAACCACCGGAATTCCGCGGGCCATGGTGGCCAGGATCAGCTTTTCAAGCCCGGTATCCAGCTCCGCTTCGTTCGCGCAGAAAGCGGACACCTTCTTATCCACTTCAGCAACAGCCTTTTCAATGGCGTCGGCTTTTTTGCCGGCCTGCAGCAGCACAGCCGTAACCGCCGGGCGGTGTAAAGGGGACATCCCCGAACGGGCAAAAGCAATCGGTGTAAGCTCAACACCTTTGGTTCCGACCGCACTCTTGATGGATTCAAATTCAACTTTGCGCGTGGCGGTGGCTACATATTCCAGCTCGAATATAAGGGCGTGTGTCGTGCTGGCTGCTTTTTCTTCGCTCATGAAAGAAACTCCGTTTCGTTTTTAATTATCCGTTTATGGGCTGCGGCGTTCCGGTTGCGAGATCAACGAACCGAAAACCGGTAACCGGCTCCCCCAGGGAGCTTTTTGTAAAAATGAGCGCGTAGTGTATGGAGCTTCACCCCTGGCGTCAACCCCCTATTTTCGGGCCTAAAACCCCCGATCCGCAACAGCCCGGACAATTCCCTTACAATAAGGGTTGCATGCCATGCATCGGACATGGATGATATGCCGAATTTTGGAAAAACAAGATCTCTAAAAGGCGGAATTTCACAGGAAAAACCATGAAAAAAGCGATTATTGCACTTGAGGACGGAACGTGCTTTGAAGGCCGTGCCTTTGCCGGCTCCGGCGAATTTTACGGCGAGCTGGTCTTCAACACCTCCATGACCGGCTACCAGGAAATCCTGACCGATCCCTCCTATCACGGACAGATTATCACCATGACCTACCCGCTGATCGGTAACTACGGCATCAACGATGAAGACGTGGAGTCCCGGGCCATTTTTGCGCAGGGCCTTATCGTCAGTGAATGCTCACGGATTTATTCCAACTGGCGCGCTTCCAAATCCCTCAAGGAATATCTCGAGGAAAACGGAAAAATCGGTATCGATGATGTCGATACCCGCGCCATTACTCTGCACATCCGCGATAAAGGGGCTATGAAGTGCGTCGTTTCCACCGAGGATCTCGATAGAACCAGTCTCATTGAAAAAGCGAAAAAATCCGAAGGTCTGATCGGCCGCGACCTTGCCTCCGAAGTTACCATCGATTCAAAATATGTCTGGCCCGAAGGCGGGAAACCCGATGCCGTTTATAAAGTGGCCGTTATCGACTGCGGCATCAAACGTAACCAGCTGCGCATCCTTGACGACCTCGGTTGCGAATGCACCGTCTATCCGAACAACTGCGATGCCGAAGAAATTCTTTCCGCTAAACCGGACGGCATCTTTGTTTCCAACGGCCCCGGCGATCCTGCCGGCGCACCGGAAACCACCGAACTGGTCGGCAGACTGATCGAATCCAGAGTTCCGATGTTCGGAATCTGCTTCGGCCACCAGATGCTCGGCCGGGCGCTCGGTGCCGATACCTTTAAACTTAAATTCGGCCACCGCGGCGGAAACCAGCCGATTCAGGATCTGCGCACCACCAAAGTGGAAATCGCCTCCCACAACCACGGCTTCTGCATCGATGCCGATACCGTCAATCCAGAGGTCGCCGAAATCACCCACCTCAATCTGAACGATAACACTGTGGCCGGTCTGAAACATAAGCAGCAGCCGCTCTTCTGTGTACAGTATCACCCGGAAGCTGCTCCCGGCCCGCACGACCCGTTCTACCTCTTCGAGGAATTCATCGAATTAATGAAGGAAAATAAATAATGAATCATCCCGAATGGATCGCCATCCTCGATTACGGCTCTCAGGTCACTCAGCTGATTGCCCGCCGCCTGCGCGAGCAGAAAATCTACTGCGAAATTGTCCGCTTCGATACCCCTGCGGAAGAGCTGAAAAAACGCTCGCCTAAAGGCATTATTCTCTCCGGCGGCCCCTGCAGTGTGCCGGATGAAGATTCGCCTAAATGCGACCCCGCGATTTTTGAGCTCGGACTTCCAATCCTCGGAATCTGCTACG from Verrucomicrobia bacterium S94 carries:
- a CDS encoding SUF system Fe-S cluster assembly regulator, producing MLRITKITDYGFILLAHMAKAEKDQLHNAKDLSAAIGIPLPTVSKVLKILTQGHILKSHQGSKGGYSLSKSADEITAAEIIEAVEGPVAITDCSSAEGCERNCPISPSWQRVNDAVLGALNGLTLGDMADGGCK
- a CDS encoding nucleoside triphosphate pyrophosphohydrolase; translated protein: MAKAGDSLERLLEVMRKLRAPDGCPWDREQTHESIKGDLIEEAYEVLDAIESGDASMLEEELGDLLLQVVFHSQIAVEEGEFEFHQVADGISEKLIRRHPHVFGEVTVSDSGEVLENWDAIKKQEKKDANKKVSIVSGIPKHLPALQKAHQVQKRAARAGFDWDKLDDVFAKLHEEIDELKEAIRLENETGIREELGDLLFSVVNVSRHLGHNPEELLRHNIDKFVARFQYVEDRVHEAGREFRDFSLKQLDGFWDEAKLKKI
- the carA gene encoding carbamoyl-phosphate synthase small subunit; this translates as MKKAIIALEDGTCFEGRAFAGSGEFYGELVFNTSMTGYQEILTDPSYHGQIITMTYPLIGNYGINDEDVESRAIFAQGLIVSECSRIYSNWRASKSLKEYLEENGKIGIDDVDTRAITLHIRDKGAMKCVVSTEDLDRTSLIEKAKKSEGLIGRDLASEVTIDSKYVWPEGGKPDAVYKVAVIDCGIKRNQLRILDDLGCECTVYPNNCDAEEILSAKPDGIFVSNGPGDPAGAPETTELVGRLIESRVPMFGICFGHQMLGRALGADTFKLKFGHRGGNQPIQDLRTTKVEIASHNHGFCIDADTVNPEVAEITHLNLNDNTVAGLKHKQQPLFCVQYHPEAAPGPHDPFYLFEEFIELMKENK